AGGTGGTGTGCAGCTTCAACGCCGAGCGCGAACAGCAGCGCCAGGCCTCGGCCGCGCGCTTTGCCCAGCCGGTGGTGCAGCAGATGAAAGTGAACGGGGCGCTGGTGTGGGCGGCTGGCGGTGCGAGCCCCCGGCCCACCCTGCGGCCGGGTGACGTGGTCACGCTGATCGGCGCGGGCTTTGGCGCGGGCACCGACATCGACTTCAGCAAGATCATGATCGGCAACAGCCGGGTGCTGGAGACGGCGCTGCAGATGTACGAGCAGAAGCTCGACATCCTCTCGACGCTGAACTACGAGACGGGCGTCTCGCGCAGCCACTGGCCGCGCGACGTGCTGCACTGGTCGGACACCGAGGTGCAGTTCACCGTGCCCTCGCACGCGAGCAAGGGGCCGCTGAAACTGCAGGTGCAGAAGCGCACCGGCTTCAACGCCTCGCTGACCCGCCCGGGTCAGCCGCACAACGTGATCGATGCGCAGGTCTACCGCATCCCGTCGCCGGCCGACACGAACTGCGACGTGGTCTCGGTGCTGTCGGCCGAGTCCAAGGCGATCACGCCGATCGACGTGGCGGTGCTCAATCCGAGCTTTGCCGACATGCTCAAGCGCGGCCGCGAGATCTTCTGGTCGTACGACTACAACCTGGGCCTGAGCCACAAGTACAAGGGCCTGGAGTGGGATGCCATCGTCAAGGGCCAGGCGACCGACCCGTACACGCGGCTGAAGGCCGACCCGGCGCGGTTGTTCGGGGCGGTGCGCAACGTGGCGGGCCAGGTGCCGGCCGAGTCGATCGACGACGTCTACTTCAAGCCCTACCCGCAGTTCAACCCGACGCCGGGGCTGCTGGCCATCGGCGAGCAACTCAAGGAAGGCCTGACGCGCACCACGGGCTGGGCCGGCTACCGCTATGCCGAGTCGCAGCACCCGTTTCTGGGCAAGGGCGCGTGGATCGGCTTCAACTGCGCCTCGTGCCACGGCTACCAGATCAGCTACCAGAAGGGCGGGAGCACGGTCACCAAGGTGTTCCCCGGCCTGCCGAACCCCGGCTGGACGATGAAGTGGGCGGCGCTGGGCACGGGCACCGGCAAGACGACCTCGAAATTTGCCTACGTGAACGAGGACGAGCATGGCCCGAAGTGGGCCAGTGGCAAGGCCCGCGTCGACAAGACGCCGCTGATGTACCTGATGCCGCCGGGCACGGGGGAGGCCACCATCACGCGCACGGCGGGCGAGGGCGGGCTGTACGACAACGACTACATGTTCAACCCGACGGCCATCCCGAACGTGACCTTCCACCTGCCCATCCGGCGGGCGCTGTCGCACACCGAGTCGTACGTGGGCTTCGAGGGCTCGTATGTGCACGCCGAGGAGCCGGACGGCGCCATGGGGTCGATGGACGCCACGTCATTGAAGGCGCTGACGGCCTACATGTCGACGCTGGATCAGGACGACGACGTGCTGCGCGATGTGGGCATGTACCGGTGGCTCAAGTTCACCGGGCGGCTCGGCGCCCAGACGGGCTCGGGCCTGCTGGGCGAGGGCAGCTTCGTGCAGCAGGGCTGGCGGGCCTATGACGGCGTGAAGGCCGCCGTGGCCCGCGGCAAGGGCAGCTTCGACCAGGCCTGCGCCCGTTGCCATCAGGACCAGCTCGGCGCGCACACCAGCGAGATCATGGTGCCGCTCAACGAGGTGGGGCGCTTCTTTGCGCCGACCGACTTCCAGCGCAAGCAGCAGGCCATCCGCGCGACCTACCTGCGCAACCTGTACTGGGTGAGCTCGCGCGGGCTGCTGTCGGACGGGCACGTGCGCAACCTGGAAGACCTGGTGCACCCGGATCGCTGCGATGCGCAGTCGGCGCTGTACCGCCAGTACTACACGCTGCACACCCCGGTGCGTCCGGCGGCCGGCACGCCGGACCAGCCCCTGGCGGCACCCGACCTGAACCGTCGCGGCGACGTCTTCCGGGTGTACCGCGAGAAGCCGCAGAACCTGCTGGACACCGTGGCGCCGGCGCGCAACCGTTTTGTCGAGCGCCACAAGTACTTCAGCACCGTCGCGTGGGACGCCTCGCACTACTACTGGGACTTTCAGAAGATGCGCGCGCAATACGGCCCCGATGAAATGGGCGCGCCCGGGCCGATCGGCCTGCCTGCCACGCCCCACCCGTGGTGTGCGCCGAACAAGGAGGCCGTCGCCGACCTGGTGCAGTACCTGCTGACGCTGTGACGTGATGCGAAGGGCGATGACGCGCAGAGCCGGGTCGGTTGCGCTGGTGCTGGTGGCCTCGGCGCTCGCGGCCGCGGTGTGGTGGACGGGTGCGCGGCGACAGGGGAACGAGGGCCCGGGGCCTGCCGGCGCCGCGGCGCCGGTGCCCGCGGCCATCCCGGGGGCCGGCGCGCAGACCGGCCGGCGCAGCACCGCAACGGACGACGGTGCCAACGCGCCGGGCCGAAGCACGCTGCCGGTGCCCCCGGATGCGGCGGGCGCGGTGTTGGCGCAGGTGAGCGAAGCCGGGCGCAGGGCTGCGCCCGCGGCACCCCATGCGCAGGCGGCCTCGGTCGCGGCCCGGGCGCTGCAGGCGGCGCCCCCACCACCGGCTGCCCAGGCCGAGGGCGCTCGCATCAGGGTGGCTGGCCGCGTGCTGTCGGTCGAGACCGGCGCCGATGGCCTCGTGGTGCTCGGCATGGCGGCGGGGGAGGGCGAACCCGCGCTGCGTCTGGTCCTGGCGCCCGGCGGGGCGGCCGCGTCGCCGGATCGGCTGCCAGGGCAGATGGCCACGCTGGACTGCCTGCCCCACGGGCGGATCATGGGCGTGCCCGTGATGGTCGATTGCCGTTAGGCGGCTCAAGCTGGCCCGGTGCTTGCATGCGCCAGACACGCGATGGTCCGTTCTCCTATGGCGTGTTTCACGTCTGTGCCGCCGGCTTGTCCGGCGGCTTTTTTTTTTGTGCGTGGCGTGCCGATAAGATGGGATCCCGACACCACGCGAAGCGATTGATCCACCATGCTCCATGTCCTGCGCGACGCCGAGGGCCGCCTGCTGAGCCTGCACCGCGAGCCGGTGCCCGGGGGGGAGGCCCTGCCGCCCGACCATCCCGAGGTGGTCGCCTTTCTGGGGCAGGACCGGGACCAGCAGCGTTTCGCCGCGCTGGATGCCGATCTGGTGCGGGTGCTGGAAGACCTGATCGACGCGCTGATTCGCCGCAACGTCATCAACATCACCGACCTGCCGCCCGAGGCGCAGGCCAAGCTGTTCGATCGCAAGCACTTCCGCGAAGGCATGCAGACGCATGCGCTGTCGCTGTTTGGTGCGCCGGCGCACCAGCCGGGGGAGGCGGGCAGCGGTCACGGCGCGCCGGCGGGTTCAACGTGGGGCGATGGGATCCTCCCGCCCGACTTGCCGCGCTGAACGGCGGCGCCGAACCCGGGCGCTCAACCCCGCATCACGCGGTGGGTGAGGGCGGGCAGTTGTCGCCGCACCTCGTCCTGCCGCGCGCGATCGAGTTCGGCCAGCACCACCCCGGCGCCTTCCGGCTGAACGGCGAGCACCTCGCCCCACGGACCGACCACCAGTGAGTGCCCGTATGTGCGGCGGCCGTTCTCATGCAGACCCCCCTGCGCGGGCGCCAGCACGTGGCAGAGGTTTTCCACGGCGCGCGCGCGCAGCAGCAACTCCCAGTGCGCACGGCCGGTGGTGTCGGTGAAAGCGGCGGGCAGCACGATGAGGTCGAGCGGGTCGGGCTGACCCAGCTGCCGGAAGAGTTCGGGAAAGCGCAGGTCGTAGCACACGCTCAGGCCCACGCGCCAGCGATCACCGGCTCGGTCGGTGAGCCAGAAGGCGATCGGTCTCTCGCCAGGCGTGAGGGTCGCCGCCTCGTTGTAGCGGCGCTCGCCGTCGTCGAAGCAGAACAGGTGGATCTTGTCGTAGCGGGCCACACGCTCGCCGGCCGGGTTGTAGACGAGCGTGGTGTTGAAGACGCGGTTCGCCTCGTGGCTCGTGATGGGCAGCGTGCCGCCGATGACCCAGACGCCATGCGTGCGTGCGGCCTCGGCCAGCATCGCCTGCATGGGCGCCACGGCTGGGTCGGCGG
This is a stretch of genomic DNA from Aquabacterium olei. It encodes these proteins:
- a CDS encoding carbon-nitrogen hydrolase family protein; the protein is MKVAALQMVSTPRVADNLDQARTLIAQAAAAGAELVALPEYFCLMGLRDADKLAIAEPLALAAAADPAVAPMQAMLAEAARTHGVWVIGGTLPITSHEANRVFNTTLVYNPAGERVARYDKIHLFCFDDGERRYNEAATLTPGERPIAFWLTDRAGDRWRVGLSVCYDLRFPELFRQLGQPDPLDLIVLPAAFTDTTGRAHWELLLRARAVENLCHVLAPAQGGLHENGRRTYGHSLVVGPWGEVLAVQPEGAGVVLAELDRARQDEVRRQLPALTHRVMRG